In Mercenaria mercenaria strain notata chromosome 13, MADL_Memer_1, whole genome shotgun sequence, the DNA window GAACTGGCGGGGATTAAATTTCTGTCGAAAATTCTCGAGGTACTGCATTTTTTGCATCATTTCACCATCAAAATATTACACATGTAATCTCAAGAATGATTAATAAGTTTTCCTGTTGATTTAAGTATCAAAGtcatttacattttgtatcagtctgaaaataacaaaattaaaaaatatttgaacaaatgaaatatttcagtagTATTTCAGTACGAAGAATCTGATACTTGTGTTATTTTGTAACACTTTGTATAaagaatgaacaaaaaataattcTGCAAAATTTACATCCGCTTACTTCAGTAAAGGAAACATTGAagatttttaacaatatttcatttttttaaatatacatttctGAAACAAATGCGAGTTACTATACTCTTGAAATATGACAGAATTATAAAGCTTGGAAATGCATGACACTACTTTTTGTGACCTGTACTTTAGCCTACTTTGGCAGGTACACAGGTCAACTGTAACTACATGTAGTATGATGTACTACACACAACACAAAATGAGCATTATCAAAGCTTTTCTAAAGCTCGACTTATAACTTCTTCTCAGTGACAAGTGTGATAGTAAAGTATAGAtttacttttatgtaaaattgaTATTTGTTTTACAGGACTGTCAATCATTTTGCCAGACAAAAGCAAAGAACCAGCTAATGAACTTTGTAAATCCTTACTCGGAAAACGCAGTGCATACCGTGGAggaagtaaattttttttttactatttttttttctacataaaaatttaataattcaGCTAAGAAATAAAAATGGATAATATTGCCAAGCAATAAAAGTGCCCTACTGGCAGGGGCTTTTGTCCTTTTGCTGCCTTaggaatatatttatatacatgtattactgaaaATAAACTGAAGGACCTGAATATTGTCTAAACGACCCACCATATGTTAACCGCTTCTAATGAAAAAAATCTCTCGTACTTGTAATCTATCTTTTGTAACTGATGGATGGACAGACTGAAGAAAGGCCGACAGGCAGAATAAAATTATGTGCATATTTTCACCTGTTTCGCGGAAAAATCTCGTTCTTTTTAAGAGCTGGCAGAATCCACCATTTGTGACGGATTTATGAACTAAATATTGGATAAATGGAAAAAAGTATCTTCATTATTTGTACTATGTTTAATGGGTTAGTCTTGTGTATTTTGTTAGTTATTACAAGATCCACTTTCTGAGAAAAGTTTGGACCATTTGTTGCCacagcaataaaataaaaagaacatgtaTATGTGTTGTATTGCTATATGTTCATGTACCAAATTCCATGACAAAATATTCAtacacatttaaaattatttgccGTTTTCTTGCCGTATATTTGGACTATTGTGAcagcaacaaaataaatgaacttgTACATGTTTCATATTGCGATCTAGCGTACAAAGTTtcacacaaaaatgaaatatattttcaaaagttgagtTACAAGATCTAAGCCTGTGTGACGACAAACAGGACAGACATGCCCAAACAAAGATTCCATCTGGGTGAAACTGGCATGGGTCATCTCTAGCAGGAATCGACAACATAATATTGAAGGGTATTCCTAGATTTAGGAAGTGTAAGATGACTTAGACTCTCACAATAACCAGTCTTTTCTCTAGAAAAAGTCCATACTTTGCTTTTTTGCATTAGCTGATGTAAAATTTCAGACACTTATAAATACTTATggtatctgtatttttttttaattaggtaATTAAGTCAACAGAAGATCTTCATTACTTACACAAACTTCGTCGTACTGTTGGTCTACATCAGCAAAATAAAGCAGCTATAAAGCGTGTGAGTATATTTCCTTCACAAGAATAATTAGTAATTCATACAATgttatatttttgaatttctgAGACGGAAAAAATGCATCTCATAATTGCATTGCTACACTATGCTGTAAGTAATGgaacattaaatgttaaaatgaaacatGAAAATGTAAACCCTATAAGCGTAAAACAATTGAATTGCTCGCATGTACGTTATGTGAAGAAAATTGGAAAGCAATCAAGTTAATGTTTTTACTTcctttgcaaataaaataaatcatatcCAACTCTCCTAGTCAGAGACTTTTATATATGAAATGGAACATTTAATTTCAGCTGTTTGGTAGGGAGTGTAAGGAAAGAGAAGACTTCCAAAAAGTTACGGAAGAAATAAAAGAGGACGAAGATGAAATGAAGTGTCTTGAAGAATATGTTAACAACTGTTGTGACCTTTGCTGGCAATGTGCCATCTCCGATCCACCAGTGTTACTCAAATTTGACGTGCTTAGTAAACATATTGACGACGTGTCTGATAATTTCCAAGAGTATCATTATAAAGGTGCGGTAGAGGATGGGGGTTTTAGTAAGACAGTGATGCAGGTGGTCTGGCCAGCAGTCGTGATGTATGATGATGAAGGTTCTGAGATTCTTGTTGATAATGCTAAAGGTTATGTTATTGTGCATGTAAGCTCGGCTGTTTAACTTAATTACGATTTAAAAACCGATGTACACACCAAGTACattgtgaaatcataaatatttgtggCGGACTAACTTTAGTGAATTTTGTCTTTGTGCCAATCTATGAAAACTAAATATTGAAGAATAAGCAAAttgtatattacattatatttaaaattttacagtCATGAATTCATGCCACCacgaaataattgttttatacaaaaccatAAACTTTAATGGAACGGAGATAAACAATTTTACAGTATATCTGGATGAATGACACTGTTATGAGAAAACAATTACTTCTGTAAGGAGGccagattttatttctgtatttatttgaaacaataaatcaaattttaatcagaataccaaaacatacaaaaaaatcagCATTACAGGCACCAACAGAAATATGAAATTGCACAAGGTTTTTTCCCCAGACTAACATAGCTATACAAACTGGTAAGGCAGGTAATTTGCTTCTTTTGCAATTAAAAAgccttttatttcaaacatataacAGTTTTGCTTGTGTTTTTAATTGGATGTAAGTCACATAGACACAATTATAACAGCACACGGACATTAtgtcacattgacacaattataagtaatacagcgactttccagcttttcatgttggaggaagaccccaggtgtgtGTCTAAGCATAAAATCAGGCATCTcttggcatctgggtagaaccacagatcTTCTGCAAGCTAATTGGATGAcctcctcacatgaaagaattttaagctccaagtgaagtttcaaacccAAAGccgtgaggagcaagtgattgcTTATATTTCAGAGTAAGATTATTTTCCAAGGCAGAGAGAGAAAGTTGCAAGGGTATCAACACTGGATGTCTGGACACTTTTCAGTGTTACCAGAAATTAACTCACTTACGGACGTAGTTTTTTCAACAAACCGACATAAATCATGTGTTATATAACACTATTGTAAAATGCTGCTATATTCTTCATTTGCGCTAGTGACCCAAATTTTCAAGGATAAGAGTCTGCAGGATAACTGCACaatagatttatttgaaattttacaaatgtcTGTCTACTGGTTCCAGCAAAACATAGTCACATTGAACCATGACTTAATCTTTTAACCTGGAGTGTATAGCTCTGGTAGTAGccaattaaatgttaaattaaagaAAGTCACATAACACTTGCAGAATTATAGAGGAAAATGTTTTGCGATTAACAAATATCAATACAGTTCCCAGTAAATTTGTTTAGTAGAGTTGTCAAACATATGCGATATGCAAATGATGTTGAGCGGTTAATGCCCAAATGCATCATAACCATCTTTAATTATCAGCACTTTGTACCTTTTGGTAATTAACCTCTCATCATCATTTGCATATCATATACAAGTTAACAAAGAACTACACATAATACTCAAATCATTAGAACTTCATTACTAAACACATGTGATGGCCTTGTagcaaacttctttttcaaaacaaattaccTGCATGGAACATACACTAAACTGTTCATTAGAAATACATAGCTTATAATATTGttctttttaatgtattgttCTAAAACGGATGTATATTCTAGAAGAACCTTGGTCCAAATCCTCCGAACCCACCAAACGGACTGCTCCCCCTACCACCCCCTCTGCCAGATCCTCCTGGTCTGCGAGGGATCAAACCAGGGTCAGGACCAGGGTCAACATCAGGTCCTGGTCCTATAAGATCATACCTAGGTCTTGGCAATGAAGGTGGTCTAGGGCCCATTCTACCTGGCACACCTGGTAAGCTACCTGAAATTAGCAATATTGTTACacttaaggtagttatgcacctCTGGATTTTTCAACTTTGTTGAATATACCTTAACTATTTAACGCAAGAGTTGCCATTTACTCatagtatgttttatatttctgtgtGACAGATCAAGGCTTTATTCTAGGTTAAATGATGTCAAGCCTGGACTTACGGTGCAGCAAACATAGATTTGCCTTAATTTCTGTGAATCATGAACACTGCcataaatcattttttaaagatattcctTGGTTTTCTTGCTTATATGTCCAAATGGAAAAAGAACAAAGTAGCCTGTACCTTAAACAAGCTGTTTGAAGGcctaaaaaagttgtttgtttagggtaacccAACCTTACATAGCTAAAATCCCCTACCCTACATTTTCCCCCCGTTTTATAACACCAGCATCTTCATGtcaaataaaactagaaatgtgtccatgggacacagatgcccccactacatgacattaaaatgacaattttttcccaggtcaggggccacaactcctacaatactgaatgaatctggatgcgaaaccccaggtgcacaactgcacatgctgaccaacattcctgtaaattttggtgactctaggtcaaatacttttggagctacgcacgacacaacattaaaatgacccatttttaactaagtcagtggctataactcctacacgactgaatgaatccagatgcaaaaccccaggtgcacaactgcatatgctgaccaacattcctgtaaactttggtgactctaggtcaaatacttttggagctatgcgcgacacaacattaaaatgaccaattttttactaagtcaggggccataactcctacatgactggatgaatctggacgcgaaaccccaggtgcacaactacacatgctgaccaacatgcctgtaaagttttgtgactctatgtcatatacttttggagctaggcgcgacacaacactaaaatgaccaatttttacaaagtcaggggccataacttctacatgactgaatgaatccggacgcgaaaccccaggtgcacaactacacatgctgaccaacattcctgtaaagttttgtgactctatgtcaaatacttttggagctatgtgcgacacaacattctcggaaggacggacggacagacggaaggatggacaagGGCagatctatatgcccccccccacaaagtgggggcataaaaaacataaataaaagacTGACTTACCTACCCTGAGACATTACTCTAAATGCACAATTTAGTTTTTAGGCCATATAACTTTTGatgccaaaaatgtttttatctcttttttttcaaattgagaaGCTGACTTTAAAGAGATAATGTagcatacaataaaaaaaaagcttaagATCTATGAGAAACAGACACATCCACAGAACAAAAtcctacagcagtgtatgtaacaaatatatacacaaaaatacTTGCATCGGTGACCTTATTTTGCAAGGGAGATTTGTCTTTAGCTAATTTGCACCTGTCAAGTAAATCTCATTAGAAGGATGCTATACAATTAAAGTTTTATCACAGTCTGCAAACTcattaatagaaaaatatttatcaaagagATTGAACTTCCACTAACTTACTTACATAAAAGTTGCAAGAGGatttacaaatgtttgaaataaatgcatttacTAATTTCTGATACAGGCAAGATACGTAATTATTATATAACCAGTTTTATTCTCTTGTTTAGTTATAActggaaacatcaatatttttcaatactgaCGTCTGAATCTAATATCTGAATTTAATATCGGATGAGTGATGTCATTTTAATATCTGTGTGTCGTTCCATTTCTTTCATTAACGTCataattgtcaattttattcagtaTACTGAACAAGTTCTTAACATTTATACGACATTCTAAAATatgtgaagatgtaataaaaagattatcagCTGTGCATTGAGAATCATGCACTTGTTCTTTAGCGGAATAATATTGTGCTGATAAAGTTGAGCAGTATtttcgctgcagaactcatgcataggTCTCGATACAAAGCTTAAAACCTCTAAGAATGAACTAAGCATTTCCATAAACTCCAAATTCCAATCATCATCTTTTACTACCAAATATGTCAAAAGTCCTGTTCTGACAGAACATATGAAACTTTAACTTCGAGACCACAGTGCACAGTTTACTTACTTGGAAAATTAGGATACAGGTCATAATCCCCTCCAATAATTCCTCCTGGGACTGGAGGTATCCAGTTACTGGGACCACTAAAGGGGTTCTGGGGTCCCCAGTAGGGAGGCGTTATTATCTTCATACGGCTCATCATTTTTCTCCTCTCTTTTCTACTCTTGTATTCCTTTTTGTATAACTGCAATCacaatacatataatttagttatttTTGATATAGCAACATTGTACATAGCCAACCataacctagtttttcaccccattttttagctcaactatgtgaaattttacaaatagtaTAGCTATTGTAATAATTCGTAGGCATCACAAaaggttgaagttttgcataagAAACACTGACATAGGCAATTATgaggtaatatatatataattatatacagttATAGTCAGTTCACTGTTTTGAATTACAAACAAAGAATAATATATCACCTCTTTCCAGTTCTGTGATAAACTATTATCGTGTCTATCtagaaataacaaagaaaaaattcACATAAGAAATCAGCTACAGTTAAACTAGTGTTTAGCAGACATTCAAGGGAAAAGGTCAAGTTTGCTGCTTAAGACAGATGAGCACTTAACACAGGTTTTTGTTTTTCTCTCAAgagtacaattttttttatagaaaccaTAATACCTATTCATAATATGTGATCAAGATAGGCACAGTGTATTCTAGTATTACTGAATGGATGATGCTATTgttatataaagataaaacaaagaCAGAAATACGGTTGTTTTGTAACATTGACCACAAGATgagaatttaatgaaaactggtAAGAACTGACTTAAAAGGAGTTAGAAGATACATTTGTGAATAAAATACAGTAATGCTGACCTCAAGAAGCAGATGGTCACTTAACACAGTCATTTAAAGGAGAGAATTCAAAGTGACCATTAATGACAGGTGACCCCATATGACAGGTGACCATTAGCACAAGCTGGACAGAGGAAGTATCACTGgtaccagaacagaaagaaaatgcctctgtacatgttataccctacccctaggtattctgtaagaaccatggtcatgaacgggaaaatatactaacccgtttcaattgCGCATTTCATAACTATAACACGCAGTTTGGTAAatatgtactatggatatcaaacaagcgataatttatcttccattgtgtaccggtcacatttctttaatacatcttatcttagaaaaacaacatgtagtttatagttatttcaaaattaaacaaaaaacttgcttgaacttccctggtgaagttccgttctagattacaaaactattctgattggctgttgtgaaaatgtatgtcaatcgtcattttactacacgtgtttgctataatgtgaaaatgcagcataaatgtgcaaaatgaataaaataaacagaacagatgcagaccaaagtacgatttcaaattaaagatcatatacaagatgaatttcattcatcatttcgagttttagtgtaaaattgtgacttttttttaagtctgtttttgtttgtttacatttcgccaaacatgtgcacactgccgtgacctctagaccggatgttcattagggaaggtcaagcaagttttttttgtaatgttgacgaaagcataaaatatgttgataatctcagcaatatgaaatattgagacaatgtgactggtgcacgatggaagataaattatcgcttgttcaatatactaggtacccattcaccgaactgggtgtttaagttgagaaatgtacgattgaaa includes these proteins:
- the LOC123529120 gene encoding uncharacterized protein LOC123529120 isoform X2; translation: MSRQMGMVVSKCQEKPENMEDNASKVLVGQLREQITLNGELQEELNKLRKKVEDQNEMIEKQFGKDIERTAKGRYNNTGEIIQPTTLSIQCREIFDEEWRNVMKSLFRGNKELAGIKFLSKILEDCQSFCQTKAKNQLMNFVNPYSENAVHTVEEVIKSTEDLHYLHKLRRTVGLHQQNKAAIKRLFGRECKEREDFQKVTEEIKEDEDEMKCLEEYVNNCCDLCWQCAISDPPVLLKFDVLSKHIDDVSDNFQEYHYKGAVEDGGFSKTVMQVVWPAVVMYDDEGSEILVDNAKGYVIVHVSSAV
- the LOC123529120 gene encoding uncharacterized protein LOC123529120 isoform X1 produces the protein MQIFLRVGESIVVKSYSVCRIAFQTIIALLFICWTELQNKIYNWTNDSQRMSRQMGMVVSKCQEKPENMEDNASKVLVGQLREQITLNGELQEELNKLRKKVEDQNEMIEKQFGKDIERTAKGRYNNTGEIIQPTTLSIQCREIFDEEWRNVMKSLFRGNKELAGIKFLSKILEDCQSFCQTKAKNQLMNFVNPYSENAVHTVEEVIKSTEDLHYLHKLRRTVGLHQQNKAAIKRLFGRECKEREDFQKVTEEIKEDEDEMKCLEEYVNNCCDLCWQCAISDPPVLLKFDVLSKHIDDVSDNFQEYHYKGAVEDGGFSKTVMQVVWPAVVMYDDEGSEILVDNAKGYVIVHVSSAV